In the Chitinivibrionales bacterium genome, ACCATGGACTGGTTTGGGTGACATAAGGATCGCTCCACCACATTGTAGCAGTGTCACCGTCGGTGATATGTGATGACCCTTCAAAACCATAATGGTATTTCGAGGTTCCCCGGTGCTTTGTGTGGACCACGAATCCGGGGGTGTATTCGCCGGTATCGGAGATCCAGACGCCGATGCTGTCGTATTCACCGCTTCCGTTCCAGTGATAATCATTGGACATGGAGCCGTTGGGAAAACGAAACAAAGAGAACCGGGCTGTTTCCATACCGTGTTTGATTTCTTCGTACAAATGGTTGGAATTCCATATGGGAAGGCAGGTGCCGGTAAGACGGGAGGGATTAAGAACAGGTTTCTTTGCGGCTATATCGAATTGAACATCGACCGGCTCTGCAGCAAAGGCAAAAAGAGAAAACAAAAAAATACAGGTGCTGATGAAGGGTATCATTTTCGTATTCTTTCTATTAACGAACAAGGTGATGCTTTTGCTTAAAGAGCAAAGCTATTTAAGCGTTTAGCCTGTGCTGCAATACAAAACCGGCGGGATTCGCCAGAGCGATACACCGATCCGGTACAGTGGCCCCGCCGGAGCACTGCCGGGCGGGGTTACGCGTGTTTATAACTCCTGAGCGCTTGCCTGAGCCCGCTTTTATTTTTGGGCTCTTGTTTCTCCTACGGTGCGAAAACAAATGCAAAACTGCCGTCGGTAGCCACCCAGACCAGGCTTTCGCCGTCCATGGTAACATAGTATTCACCATCAAGACCATCGACTCCCGACCCGACAAGAGAAAAATGCGCACCGGGTGAATTGAACGTCTGAGTTACCCTTCCATGGAGTGGCACATACCAGCTCGGATTGCCGTTGGTGGTATTGACTGCAAGCTCATAAAGTCCGCCGTATTCTCCGGATTGCCAGTTAATCTTTAAATTCGCCACTGTTGCAAGTGATGGACCATTGCCTTCGACAGTAATTGAAGGGAGTGTGGCTTCAATACTGGGCAGAGGCGATTGGGACGGCACCCCGTATTTCTCCAGAAGATTGTCGCTGGTACCGCTTCCGCTGGTATCCTTTGTCACTTCCACCGTTCGTGTTGCCGATGACGTATTCCCTGCGGCATCTGTTGCCGAATAGGAGAGGAGATAGGTGCCGATCACTGAGGTATCCACCGAGCCGGTGATTTCTATGCCCGATGAAATATCGCCATCGACATTGTCTACTGCCGTAGCACCGGGGTCGGACCAGGAATCGTCTTTGAGTATTGTTGCCGGATTATCGCCATTCAGGGTAATGACCGGGGCGACCGTGTCGGTGTTCGAAGGCCTTGCTTTGACTTCAACCATCCGTTCAATCGAAATCGAATTACCCGCATTATCGCTGACACTGTAGGTTATCGTATAGGCGCCTGCGGTTGAAGTATCCACCGAGCCGGTGATTACTATCCGTGAAGTAATGGCGCCGTCGATATTGTCACCGGCTGTTGCACCGGGATCATTATAGGAATCGCCCGTATAGATCTCCAGCGGATTGTCGCCCTTTAAGGTGATAGTGGGCGGGACCGTATCCAGACCCACCGGTTTGTCTTCAACAATGACCGTCCGGTTTTTCACTGTTTTGTTTCCCGCGGCATCACTGACCGAATAGGTCACCACATAGGTGCCGACCCGAGAAGTAACGACCGAATCGGTTGTGATAATTTCGGAGGTGAGTTCGCCGTCAATATCATCGAGAGCCGTAGCGCCGGGATCATCAAAGGATGAATTGAGTGCGATCGTGTATGGATTATCGCCGGTCAGCGTAATGACCGGTGCGATGGTATCGGTCAGGGGT is a window encoding:
- a CDS encoding DUF5011 domain-containing protein; this encodes MTKDKLIRIMAVFTVALLVGGCTKVEFDNPLDSRGTNYQNGDQNVTSQDETAPELTLSSKDTIEVPIGASFTDPGATATDETDGDLTHEVIRNGAVDTQTEGVYTLTYTVFDKAGNQATRSRTVIVADFPDTQAPTLTLNGSNTITVYKGGVYYEFGARAVDDVDGDISDSIDIAGSVNTDILGAYEITYSVQDAAGNKTSKSRTVSVVDAPLTDTIAPVITLTGDNPYTIALNSSFDDPGATALDDIDGELTSEIITTDSVVTSRVGTYVVTYSVSDAAGNKTVKNRTVIVEDKPVGLDTVPPTITLKGDNPLEIYTGDSYNDPGATAGDNIDGAITSRIVITGSVDTSTAGAYTITYSVSDNAGNSISIERMVEVKARPSNTDTVAPVITLNGDNPATILKDDSWSDPGATAVDNVDGDISSGIEITGSVDTSVIGTYLLSYSATDAAGNTSSATRTVEVTKDTSGSGTSDNLLEKYGVPSQSPLPSIEATLPSITVEGNGPSLATVANLKINWQSGEYGGLYELAVNTTNGNPSWYVPLHGRVTQTFNSPGAHFSLVGSGVDGLDGEYYVTMDGESLVWVATDGSFAFVFAP